In Alphaproteobacteria bacterium HT1-32, the sequence CCCAGTGCTCCGCCGAAGCTGGTTGCGGCGGGCAAGGCTGATCTCGCGGTTTCCTATCAGCCGCAGCTGCATGTACAGGTTGAGGAAGGTCTGCCGCTGGCACGGATCGCGACGATTGTTGCGACGCCGCTGAATTCGCTGGTGGTGCTGGCTGATGGTCCGGTCAAGTCGATCGCCGACCTGAAGGGCCGGAAAGTCGGATTCTCTGTCGGCGGTTTTGAGGATGTCATTCTCGGTGCGATGCTGCGCAAGCACGGGGTTGATGTGAAAGATGTCGAACTGATCAACGTCAATTTCTCGCTCTCACCTTCGATCATCTCCGGTCAGGTCGATGCGGTTATCGGCGCCTTCCGGAATTTTGAGCTGAACCAGATGGATATCGTCGGACGTCCGGGCCGGGCTTTCTATGTCGAGGAAGAAGGTGTTCCGGCCTATGATGAACTGATCATCGTCGCCAGTAACCAGCGTCTGGATGACCCGAAGTTCAGTCGTTTTGTCCGCGCGCTGGAAGCGGCAACCATGTATCTCATCAATCATCCGGATGAAGCCTGGAAGGCATTTATTGCCACAGACAAGAAGCTGGATGACGAACTGAACAAGCGGGCATGGGCGGATACCCTGCCGCGCTTTGCCCTGCGTCCGGGGGCGATGGATAATGCCCGTTATGCCCGGTTCGCCGAATTCATGATCCGCGAAGGCATGATCAGGAAGGCCCCGGCAGTTGAAACCTATGCGGTGGAGCTGAAGTAGCATGAGCACGGCTGCCTTTGACCGCCTGAAGGGTGTCTGCCGTAAGGATTGGGATGCCTATATCACCCACGATTTTGTCAGGGGCATTGCCAGAGGCGATCTTCCGGCAGCCAAATTCCGGCATTATCTGGAGCAGGACTATCTGTTCCTGATCCAGTTTGCCCGTGCTTATGCGCTGGCCATCTACAAGTCCGACAGCCTGGCGCGCATGCGCCAGGCCAGAGGCGGGCTGGAGGCGATACTGGATATCGAGATCGGTCTGCATGTCGAGTTCTGTGCCGGCTGGGGCATCGGGGAAGAACGGCTGGAAAGCATTCCGGAGCACCCGGCCTGCATGGCCTATACGCGCTATGTGCTGGAACGCGGCATGGCGGGCAATCTCGCTGATCTGCATATGGCTCTGGCTCCCTGCATTCTGGGCTATGGCGAGGTCGCGCAATGGATTTTGCAATGGCCGGAAACCAGACGCGACGGTAACCCCTATCAGGCATGGATTGATATGTATTCGGGTAACGAATATGCGGAAGTTGCTGCCGCCGAATCCCGGATGCTTGATGAACTGACATCCGAAGTCACGCCTGACGGCCAGCAGTGGAAAAGCTGGGAGAAGACATTCACGGATGCAACCCGGCTTGAAGTCGGATTCTGGGATATGGGGCTGGAATAACCGGGGACATGACTGGTGACAGGCTTCAGGAAGAAAATGTTTCTCAGGCTAAACGGAATAATATTCTGATATCACATTACTGTTTCCTGGCGTCTGGCGACGGTGTATCCCGTGTTAATGGAAAACTTTATTTATCTCCCGCCTGAACTCAGCCCGCTTGGGGCGGTGGTTCTGATTGGCGTCAGTCTCCTTACCTCCTTCATTTCGGCAGCTCTCAGTCTTGGTGGTGGCACGATCATGGTTGCGGTCATGGCCGTGCTGCTGCCGCCGACGGCGCTCATCCCGGTGCATGGTATTGTCCAGCTTGGCTCGAACGGTGGCCGGGCCGCATTACTGCTGAAGCATATTGATATCTGGTCACTCTGGCCGTTCTTTGTCGGTACGCTGATCGGCGTGGCGATTGGCGGGGCGGTATTTGTGAATATCGCACCCTGGGCGATTGAGGCGGGTATCGGGCTGTTCATTCTGTGGACAGTGTTCGGAAAGATGCCTTCCCTGGGAGGGCGCTACCTGATCGGCAGCGGTATCTTCTCTGCGGTTCTCACCATGTTCTTCGGTGCAACCGGGCCGTTTATTTCCGCTATCGTCAAAACCATGAAGCTGGACCCGGTCGCGCATACGGGCACACATGCGATCATGATGACCGCCCAGCATCTGCTGAAGGTGGTGGCGTTCGGTGTTCTGGGATTTACCTTCGCCCCCTATATCCCGCTGATCGTCGCGATGGTGGTCTGCGGTCAGATCGGTACGGTGATTGGCAAGCGCATGCTGATCAAATCGGGCAAGACCTATTTCAAGCCGTTCCTCAGTGGTTTGCTGACTATTCTGGCGCTGCGTCTGCTCTGGACGGGGCTCGAAGGTTATCTCGGACGTTCGCTGTTTTAAAAGACGAACGTCCGATTAGCGGGGGATGTGAAGGTCTATTTACCCTTCTTGGCCGCCGATGGCATGACTGGCTTGCCGGCGTTGGAATTGGCGGTTGCCAGGACCTTTTCTTTGACTTTTTTCGGTTTTTTGGCTTCCCGATTGCCGCGCTGATTGTCACCTTTACCCATGATGCTGCATCCCTTGAAATGTCCCGGCGTCAGAAGGTCTGACATGGCGGGTACAGGTTATCTGCCGGGCGTTCTTGAACGGAGACCGGCAGGAATAATCGCGAACTTTTGAGAGAGTGACCGGACGGATTCCGGATAGCGTAACGCTGAACATTCAGCATTGTCTGTAAATTCATCATACAGGATATCTGTCCGACCGTGCACGATGCTTTATGCGACAATCAAGAATATTTGAAACAGGCGGCGGGCAGAATGGTAAAGATGCCCGGATCATCACGCCGACTGCATCTGAGGCTTGCCCGCAGGGATCATTCCTGCGATCCAGAAAGCTTATGGATTCAATTACATGCGAGTGCCGACCATGACTGCTGATAACCGACCGATGTCCGGTCTTCGTGTCCTTGATATCGCCAGTTTCATTGCTGCCCCGTTTGCGGCGGCAATCATGGGAGAGTTCGGCGCGGATGTTATCAAGATCGAACTGCCGACGGGTGGTGATCCCTGGCGGCGTTATGGTACGCCCACGGAACAGCCAAACAGTTCGCTGGCCTGGCTGACCGAAGCGCGGAACAAAAGGTCGATCACGCTTAACCTGCGCGACCCGCGTGGCAGCGAACTGTTCAAGCGTATGGTGGCCGAGGCCGATGTGGTGGTGGAAAATTTCCGCCCCGGAACATTGGAGAAATGGGGGCTGGGCTGGGATGTGCTGAGTGCCATAAATCCCGGGCTCGTTCTGCTCCGCGTCTCCGGTTATGGCCAGACCGGTCCTTATCGTGACCGGCCGGGTTTTGCCCGTATTGCCCATGCCTATGGCGGGCTCACACATCTGGCCGGTAACCCCGGTGAGACACCGGTAACGCCGGGGTCAACGTCACTGGCCGATTACATGACCGGTATGAACGGCTGCATCGGTGTGCTGATGGCGCTGCGACACCGGGATGCAACAGGCGAAGGGCAGGTTGTCGATTGCGCCCTGTATGAAAGCATTTTCCGGGCGCTGGACGAAATTGCACCACGTTATGCCCGTGACGGGTTTGTCCGTGCACCGGAAGGCTCGGGCACCGTGAATGCATGCCCGCATGGCCATTTCCCGACAGGCGACGGCAAGTTTATGGCGATTGCCTGCACAACGGACAAAATGTTCGAGCGGCTTTGCATTGCGATGAACAGACCGGACCTTGCCACGGCTTATGGCAAGCAGCCGGACCGGCTGGCAGGGCGTGAAACCGTGCTGGCGGAGGTGATTGCCTGGACCACCTCGATGGACCGGGATCAGGTCATCGAAATCTGTACCGAGAATGGCGTTCCCGCCGGTGCCGTCAATTCCATCGCCGACATCTTCGAAGATCCGCATTTCAGGGACCGGGGTACCCTGACGACCGTTGATGTGCCGGGTGTGGGTGATGTGGTTGTACCGGGTGTGGTGCCCCGTCTGTCAAAGACACCGGGGGAAGTGACTTCGCTCGGGCCTGTGCTTGGCGATGCCAATGACGCTGTATATGGCGACTGGCTTGGTCTGAGCGATGAGGAGCGGAAGACGCTCAAGGCAGAGGGAGTGATTTAGCGCTTTACGGGAAGCCCGGTCAGCAGCCCCGCCAGTTTCTCGTTTACCTCACCCGGACGTGGAGAATGTCCGCCGAAGTCGAGTTCTGTCTGAGGGCGCTTGCGCAGGATCAGTTCAATTGAAGATTCGCCGGTCGGCGTCAGGGTCTGGTCGAATCGGGGCAGTTTATAGCGATAGGTGGCGTTCAGCAGTTCCACTTTCACGATTTCGACCGCCGGTGAAATACGCACGACCGTATCCAGCAGGTTGATGGAGCGCGGGCTCCAGCTTTTGGTCTTGTGGATTGTGAAAGTCCAGCGATGTCCGGGGGCGAAGGTTGACGGAAAACGGCCCTGTTCATACAGATCTTCATCGGGCAGGGTCAGCACCAGATGCCCGCCCGGTTTCAGGACCCTGAACCAGTTGGCCAATGCCTGTTTCGGATCTTCGACACGGGCCAGCGCCTGAACGCAGTGAACGAAATTGAAGCTTTCATCCTTCAGGTCGGCCAGAGTCTGGACATTGCCGTCATCCGGGCCCCAGGCACGGACGCTTTTCAGTTTCGGAAACAGCTCGTTGTAGAGGCCGAGCGGATCGTTTCCACCGAGGATATCAAGCCCGACACCAATGAAATAACGGTTGGCAAAGTTCGGGTCATGCAGCCGTCTCTGAATGGCTTTTGAAGTTTCCTTCATACGGATTACCCCCCTGTCGGGGCGGGGGCTATCATGCTGACAACCTCGCCGTTTTTCTGCCAGTCCGGCTGTAGCAGCGGCATCAGCTGTTCGACAACCTGATCCGGATGAACCTGCCGGCTTTCCGGCTCGCCGGGGAAGCCGGAGGCGCGCAGGGCAGTGCGGGCTGGCAAGGGGGCAAACAGGTTGGTGCGGACGCTGGTTTCCGCTGTTTCCATAGCATGGGTTCTGACCAGGCTTTCGAGCGCCGCCTGTCCTGCCGCATAGGCCCCGAAGAAGGGCTGGGAGCCACCGCTGTAGCCAGAGGTCATGAAGACAGCACGACCGGCATCGGATTGCAGAAGCAGGGGATGGAAGACTCGCAAAAGCCGCCAGTTCGCGGTGACATTAACCTGCAGGATAGAGTCCCAGATCTTTGGTGCGAGATGGGAAACCGGGGTCAGTTCACCCAGAATACCGGCATTGCCGACCAGAATATCAAGTTTCTTCCAGCGCTCGTAGATTGATGCGGCCATATGGTCGATCTTGTCATGCTCGCGCAGGTCGAGCGGGACGAGCGTTGCTGATCCGCCGGCGGACTGAATATCATCGTCGACTTCTTCCAGTGCGCCGACGGTACGGGCTACAAGGATGACATGCGCACCGTCACGGGCCAGCCGCCTGGCGGTTGCGGCACCAATACCACGAGAGGCCCCGGTGATCAGGGCAATCCGGCCGTCGAGAGACATGTTCAGGATCGCTCCGACAGCAGGGACAATTGGGCCGGTGCCTTGCCGGACTTGCGGTCAAAAACCGTGATCGGATATTCGCCGCTGAAGCAGGCATCACAGAATTGCGGGCTTTCATTGTTTCGACCGGCCTCGCCCATGGCACGATACAGTCCGTCCATGGAGATATAGGCGAGGCTGTCGACGCCGATTTCGCGTGCCATGCCGGCCAGATCAAAGCGAGAGGCCATCAGTTCCTCTTTCTCCGGTGTGTCGATTCCGTAATAGCAGGGATGCGCGGTTGGCGGGCTGGAAATACGCATATGTACTTCTGCCGCTCCGGCGCGACGTACCATCTCGACAATCTTGCGGGAGGTGGTGCCGCGAACGATTGAATCATCAACCAGAATGACCCGCTTGCCTTCGATGATCGCCCGGTTGGCGTTATGTTTCAGCTTCACACCAAGATGACGGATATTGTCTGTCGGTTCGATGAAGGTTCGTCCGACATAATGATTACGGATGATGCCAAGTTCGAAGGGGATACCGGATTCATGGGCATAGCCGATTGCCGCAGGGACGCCTGAATCGGGGACGGGGATGACAACATCAGCCTCGACACTGCTTTCGCGGGAAAGTTCGGCACCGATATGCGTGCGTGCATCATAGACAGACTTTCCCTCAAGGACGCTGTCGGGTCGGGCAAAGTAGATATATTCGAATATGCAGAAACGGTGCTTCTGTTTCGGAAAGGGCTTGATGGACTGAATGCCGGTTTCGGTGATGACCACCATTTCGCCGGGATCAATATCGCGGATATAGTCGGCGCCGATGATGTCGAGCGCACAGGTCTCGGATGTCAGCAGGTAAGCGCCATCCAGCTGTCCGAGAATCAGCGGGCGGACACCGTGCGGATCACGTACCCCGACCAGAGCCGTATCGGTCATGGCAAGAAAGGAATAGGCACCTTCAATCTGGCGGGTTGCGTCAATGATACGGTCGACGACGCTCGTCTGTTCGCTGATGGCGACCAGGTGAATGATGGTCTCCGTATCCATTGTCGACTGGAAGATGCAGCCGCGTTTCACAAGACGTTTACGCAGATCGATGGAATTGGTGAGGTTGCCGTTATGGCAGACCGCGAAACCGCCGAAGCTGAGTTCGGCAAACAGCGGCTGGACATTCCGCAGGATCGTATCGCCGGTTGTGGCATACCGGTTATGGCCGATTGAACAGGCCCCGGGGAGTTGCTTGATGACATCGTCGCGACCGAAGTTGTCTGCGACATGGCCTAGGCCCCGGTGGGTGTAATACTGACCATTTTCGTGATTGTAGGAGACAATGCCGGAAGCTTCCTGTCCCCGGTGCTGCAGGGCGTGCAGACCAAGAGCGGTCAGCGCAGAGGCATCGACATGGCCTAAAATGCCGAACACGCCGCATTCTTCATGCAGCTTGTCATCGTCGAAGGGGTTGGTATGGCCTGTCATGTCACGCTCCGGGATGCGTTGTGCATTACTGCGTTTGCTTCATCAGTTCGTCGGCTTTTTTGCGGTCGTCTGAACTGTATCCGCCCTGTGCTTCGTCCTTGCCTTTGGCGGGAGGTGGTACGACGAGCTGTTCAAACAGCCTGCCGCCATCAAGTGCGCCCTTCAGCTTGCTCTTCGCGTCATCTGCCGCTTTGGCGCCCGCACGTTCGCTGTTCGGTGCCAGCCCGCGCAGGATTTTAGCGCCTTTTTCCGCCAGGGGGGCCGTGCGGGTGTTGGTCAGCCAGCCCGGCTGATCCTCAGGCGGAATGGTCCAGCTGATGAGCATCCAGCCGAGACAGACAATGACGCCGCCGCGGACAATACCGAACAGAAAGCCCAGTGACCGGTCGACTGCATTCAGGGCGCTTTCCTGCACCCGGCGTGAAACCGCACGGGTGAACAGCGATAACAGCGCCAGAGTCACAACAAAAAGGATGATCCCGGCTGCAATGTCTGCCGTCTTCTTGTTGGCAATCAGTTCCTGTAGATAGGGGGAAAGTTCGCCATAGCCATACCAGGCAGCGAATATGGCACCAACCCAGCCGGCGACAGCCAGAACTTCGTGCACGAAACCGCGAAAAAAGGCCAGACCGCCGGATAAGACGATCAGCACCAGAACGGCGATATCGACGATATGGTCGGGCCAGTTACTCATAATCGGATTCACTCTGTCGCAGGCCACCGGCGCGCTGGGCTATGCTGGCGACCAGATCGGCAACATGGCTGACGGTTTCCAGGGCAATTCCGTCCGTGGATTTGACTTTGTTTTTCTTCATATCCGGCGTGACTGCCCTTTCAAAGCCGAGTTTCGCCGCTTCCCGTAATCTTGCGTCGGCGCGTCCGACAGCACGGACTTCGCCGCCGAGGCCGATTTCACCGAAAACGACGGTCCGTTCCGGCATCGCGCAATCAGCCTGTGCACTGACCAGAGCCGCAGCAACGGCAAGATCTGCAGCAGGTTCGCTGATGCGATAGCCACCGGCGACGTTCAGATATACGTCACACCCGCCAAGGGCAAGGCCGCAGCGGGCTTCAAGCACCGCCAGGATCATGGCCAGTCGTCCGGAATCCCATCCGACAACGGCCCGGCGCGGTGTTCCGAGGGAAGATGAGGCCACAAGTGCCTGAATTTCCACAAGGACAGGGCGGCTGCCTTCCATACCGGCAAAGACGCAGGCTCCGCTGACTTTCGAATCCCGGTCGCCGAGAAATATTTCGGATGGATTGGCGACTTCGCCAAGCCCGCCTTCGGACATTTCGAAAACGCCGATCTCGTCTGTCGGGCCGAATCGGTTTTTTACGGCCCGGAGGATACGAAACTGGTGCGACCGGTCGCCTTCAAAATACATGACGGTATCGACCATATGTTCCAGTACCCGGGGGCCGGCAATGCCGCCGTCTTTGGTGACATGACCAACCAGAAACAGGGCGAAACCCACGCGCTTGGCAATGCGGACCAGTTCAGCGGCTGACGACCGTACCTGGGCAACCGTGCCGGGCGCAGAGTCGAGATTGTCGAGGAACATGGTCTGGATGGAATCGATGATGACAACCGATGGGGCAGGGCCTTCCTGCAGGGTTGCAATGATGTCGCGGACATTCGTTGCGGCAGCCAGTTCGAGCGGTGCATCGGAAAGCCCCAGACGAAAGGCCCGCATCCGGATCTGGTCTATCGCTTCCTCACCGGAAATATAGATGGCACGGGAGTTTCTTGAAGCCTGTGCAGCCGCCTGCAGCAGCAGGGTTGATTTGCCGATGCCGGGATCGCCTCCGATCAGAATGGCTGATCCGGGGACAAGTCCGCCGCCGCTGACGCGGTCCAGCTCTGAAATGCCGGTCGGTCGTCGTGGTTCTGTGGCAGAGGCCCCACTCAATGGCACCAGGTTGATCCGGCGTCCCTTTGTCTTGCCCAGTCCTTTCGGGACGGTCTCCGGCACAGCTTCTTCAACGATACTGTTCCAGGCACCACATCCGTCACAGCGACCTGCCCACCGGGTCGTGCTGGCACCGCACTCCTGACAGACATAACGGGAGGCGGATTTTTTCATGAATGCCCCAGAACCCGGATCGGACCATCCACATCGCCGCGGATGAACTGGTCCATAACCGGATTACCGCTGTCGCGGAGATCCTTGACCGGGCCACTCCAGGTGATCTGGCCCTCATAAAGCATGGCCACCCGGTCTGCGATGGCAGCAGCACTGCGCATGTCATGAGTAATGGTCAGCGCGGTAATGCCGAGATCCACAACGCAGTCTGCAATCAGATCGTTGATGACGTCAGCCATCAGCGGATCAAGACCGGTCGTTGGTTCATCGAACAGAACGATTTCAGGTTCGGTTGCAATGGCCCGCGCCAGCCCGGCGCGTTTCTGCATACCGCCAGACAGATCAGCAGGCGATCTGTCTGCAAGATCCGGAGCCAGTCCGACAAGCGCCATCTTTTCAATAGCCACTTCACGGGCATCCTTGCGGCGCATCCCCTTTTCCGCGATCAGGCCAAACCCGACATTCTCCCAGACCGGCAGTGAATCAAACAAAGCGGCCCCCTGAAACAGCACGCCGATCCGAGACATCATGGCGTCATGTGCGGTGCCGGTTGCGGCGGTGATATCCTCACCATCAATCAGGATTTCACCTTCATCAGCCTGTAACAGCCCCAGCAGGCATTTCAGGGTGACCGATTTGCCAGAGCCGGAGCCACCGATGATGGCGACCGATTCGCCATTCCCGATGGACAGGTCGACACCACGCAGGACCTTCTTTTTGCCGAATGACTTGTGCAGCCCCCGGATGTCTATTTTGGGCTGATCAGTCATATCAGGCGCCGAAGAAGAGTTCGGTGATGATGTAGTTGAACACCAGAATCAGGATAGATGCGGAAACCACGGCGGATGTAGTCGCCGCACCGACACCCTGGGCGCCACCTTTGGAGTAATAGCCGTGGTAACAGCCCATCAGGGCGACCAGAAAGCCGAAAGCGGCAGCCTTCACCAGTCCGGAAATAACGCCGATACCTTCAAGGGCATCCCATGTGCCGGAGATATAGACGGCAGGGTTGAAGCCCAGTTTATAGACGGCCACGACATACCCGCCGAACACTCCGATGATATCGGCGATCAGGATCAGGAAGGGCATCATGGTCAGCCCGGCTATAATTCTCGGCGCAACGAGATATTTCATGGGCTGAGTTGAAAGCGTGGTCAGTGCGTCGATCTGTTCGGTAACCCGCATGGTGCCAATCTCTGCCGCCATGGCAGCGCCGATGCGGCCCGCAACCATCAGACCGGCCAGCACCGGGGCAAGTTCACGGGTGACAGACAGCACAACAATTCTGGAGACGGAAGCTTCGGAGGCGATGCTGCCAAAACCTGTATAGCTTTGCAGCGCCAGAACCATGCCGGAGAACAGTGCCGTCAACCCGACGACAGGCAGTGAGAAATAGCCGATATCCAGCATCTGCCGGCCGATATGCCGGAAATAGAACGGCGGCCGGACGCAGTGCGAAAGGGCAATGATGGTGAAAACCGAAATCCGGCCGATTGCGGCCAGAAAGGCGATGAAAATTCGGCCAATTGGCGCCAGCGGGTTCATTGAGAATCAGATGTCCGGTAATGGCGATGATATCGTTCGCCGAGGGATGTCAGTATTTCGTAGCCGATAGTGCCGGCACGTCCGGCAATGGCGTCGAGAGGCTGGTTCGGGCCGATCAGTTCGATCAGCTGTCCGACTTTCCTGTGGCGTTCGGGAACTGCGGTAATGTCAAAGATGATGGTATCCATGGATACACGACCAACCATTGGCACTTCCATACCATCAATGAACCCAACCGCCGCACCGCTCAGCGCACGGAGGAAACCATCTGCATAGCCAACCGCAACGGTTGCAAGTACAGAGCCTTCCGGCGCTTCGAAGGCGGAACCATATCCAACGGGCCGGGGGGTGTCAATTTGACGGACCTGAAGTATTTTCCCATGAAGTTCAACAACTTGCCGCATCGGGTTGGTCTTTTCCGCTGTCGGGTTGACGCCGTAGAGGGCAACCCCGGGCCGGGAGACATCGCTGGTGAATTCATTGCCCAGAAACAGGCCGGAGGAATTGGCAAAGCTGGTTCTGCACATCGGCAATGCCTGCCGGTAGCTGTTGAACGCCTGCCGCTGGAGTTCATTCGTCGGATGGTCAGGCATGTCGGCGCAGGCCAGATGGGTCATCAGTCCGACCGGAGAGAGGCCGGTCAGGCGGTCAGGCTCAGCAATCAGGGTTTTTGCTTCCTGCTCATCAAGCCCCAGCCGGGACATGCCGGTATCGACATGTATCCATCCGGCCAGCCCGCTGCGCATCCGGCCAAGGCGGGCCCAGTTTGAGATTTCATCCAGACTGTTCAGGGTTGGTGTCAGTTTATGCTCAAGAAAAACCGGTGCCGTGCCGGGTATCAGTCCATTCAGGACGGTGATACCGGCCTCCGGCAGAATTTCCCGCAACTGTATGCCTTCGTGAATATGCGCCACAAAGAAGGTCCGGCAGCCGGCATCCCACAATACGGGGGCAACATGTTCGATCCCGAGGCCATAGGCGTTCGCCTTGACCACGGCACCACATTCCGCCGGTGCTGTCCGGCCCTGAAGCTGGCGCCAGTTCGCCGCAATGGCGTCCAGGTCGATGGTAAGAAACGCCCCGGCGATGTCATTTGCGGGACCGGAAGTAATCATTCGCTGAAATTGCCCTGATCGTGAAACTCATCCAGATCACGAAACTGCGTGATTTCGCCTTCAAAGTACATACGAACCGTACCTGTCGGCCCGTGACGTTGCTTGGCAATGATCAGTTCGGCGATGTTTCGCGATTCTTCCCGGCGCTGCTGCCAGCGTTCGACACGTGAATTATGGTGTTCATCCGTTTCACTGTCGCGTCGCTCTGGCGGCTCGTCGGACATGTAATATTCATCACGATAGATGAACATGACAACGTCGGCATCCTGCTCGATCGAGCCTGATTCACGAAGGTCAGAAAGCTGCGGGCGCTTGTCGTCGCGGTTTTCCACCTGACGGCTGAGCTGGGACAGGGCGATGACGGGAACGCTGAGTTCCTTGGCGAGTGCCTTCAGTCCCCGCGTGATTTCCGAAACTTCCTGCACCCGGTTTTCCACTCGCGTGCCGGGGCTGGCGCGCATCAGCTGAAGATAATCGACGACGATCAGGTCAAGGCCGTGAATACGTTGCAGCCGGCGGGAACGTGTCCGCAGGGCACTGACCGATAGTGCAGGTGTATCATCGATGAACAGCGGGATCTGACTGAGAACGGTCATTGCCTGTGTCAGGCGGTCGAAGTCGTCATCGTCAATATCACCACGCCGGAAGCGATCACCGGAAACGCCGGTGGCTTCTGCCATGATACGTGTGGCCAGCTGGTCAGCCGACATTTCGAGCGAGAAGAATGCGACAACGCCGCCATCCAGTTCCGGACCTTCCTCTCCCCGGTCCAGCGCATTACGCCGGGCCTGGGCTGCATAGAAGGCGACGTTGGTGGCCCATGATGTCTTCCCCATGGCAGGGCGTGCCGCAAG encodes:
- a CDS encoding methyltransferase domain-containing protein encodes the protein MKETSKAIQRRLHDPNFANRYFIGVGLDILGGNDPLGLYNELFPKLKSVRAWGPDDGNVQTLADLKDESFNFVHCVQALARVEDPKQALANWFRVLKPGGHLVLTLPDEDLYEQGRFPSTFAPGHRWTFTIHKTKSWSPRSINLLDTVVRISPAVEIVKVELLNATYRYKLPRFDQTLTPTGESSIELILRKRPQTELDFGGHSPRPGEVNEKLAGLLTGLPVKR
- a CDS encoding CoA transferase codes for the protein MTADNRPMSGLRVLDIASFIAAPFAAAIMGEFGADVIKIELPTGGDPWRRYGTPTEQPNSSLAWLTEARNKRSITLNLRDPRGSELFKRMVAEADVVVENFRPGTLEKWGLGWDVLSAINPGLVLLRVSGYGQTGPYRDRPGFARIAHAYGGLTHLAGNPGETPVTPGSTSLADYMTGMNGCIGVLMALRHRDATGEGQVVDCALYESIFRALDEIAPRYARDGFVRAPEGSGTVNACPHGHFPTGDGKFMAIACTTDKMFERLCIAMNRPDLATAYGKQPDRLAGRETVLAEVIAWTTSMDRDQVIEICTENGVPAGAVNSIADIFEDPHFRDRGTLTTVDVPGVGDVVVPGVVPRLSKTPGEVTSLGPVLGDANDAVYGDWLGLSDEERKTLKAEGVI
- a CDS encoding CvpA family protein, which encodes MSNWPDHIVDIAVLVLIVLSGGLAFFRGFVHEVLAVAGWVGAIFAAWYGYGELSPYLQELIANKKTADIAAGIILFVVTLALLSLFTRAVSRRVQESALNAVDRSLGFLFGIVRGGVIVCLGWMLISWTIPPEDQPGWLTNTRTAPLAEKGAKILRGLAPNSERAGAKAADDAKSKLKGALDGGRLFEQLVVPPPAKGKDEAQGGYSSDDRKKADELMKQTQ
- the tenA gene encoding thiaminase II: MSTAAFDRLKGVCRKDWDAYITHDFVRGIARGDLPAAKFRHYLEQDYLFLIQFARAYALAIYKSDSLARMRQARGGLEAILDIEIGLHVEFCAGWGIGEERLESIPEHPACMAYTRYVLERGMAGNLADLHMALAPCILGYGEVAQWILQWPETRRDGNPYQAWIDMYSGNEYAEVAAAESRMLDELTSEVTPDGQQWKSWEKTFTDATRLEVGFWDMGLE
- a CDS encoding amidophosphoribosyltransferase, which translates into the protein MTGHTNPFDDDKLHEECGVFGILGHVDASALTALGLHALQHRGQEASGIVSYNHENGQYYTHRGLGHVADNFGRDDVIKQLPGACSIGHNRYATTGDTILRNVQPLFAELSFGGFAVCHNGNLTNSIDLRKRLVKRGCIFQSTMDTETIIHLVAISEQTSVVDRIIDATRQIEGAYSFLAMTDTALVGVRDPHGVRPLILGQLDGAYLLTSETCALDIIGADYIRDIDPGEMVVITETGIQSIKPFPKQKHRFCIFEYIYFARPDSVLEGKSVYDARTHIGAELSRESSVEADVVIPVPDSGVPAAIGYAHESGIPFELGIIRNHYVGRTFIEPTDNIRHLGVKLKHNANRAIIEGKRVILVDDSIVRGTTSRKIVEMVRRAGAAEVHMRISSPPTAHPCYYGIDTPEKEELMASRFDLAGMAREIGVDSLAYISMDGLYRAMGEAGRNNESPQFCDACFSGEYPITVFDRKSGKAPAQLSLLSERS
- a CDS encoding SDR family NAD(P)-dependent oxidoreductase, with product MSLDGRIALITGASRGIGAATARRLARDGAHVILVARTVGALEEVDDDIQSAGGSATLVPLDLREHDKIDHMAASIYERWKKLDILVGNAGILGELTPVSHLAPKIWDSILQVNVTANWRLLRVFHPLLLQSDAGRAVFMTSGYSGGSQPFFGAYAAGQAALESLVRTHAMETAETSVRTNLFAPLPARTALRASGFPGEPESRQVHPDQVVEQLMPLLQPDWQKNGEVVSMIAPAPTGG
- the radA gene encoding DNA repair protein RadA, with protein sequence MKKSASRYVCQECGASTTRWAGRCDGCGAWNSIVEEAVPETVPKGLGKTKGRRINLVPLSGASATEPRRPTGISELDRVSGGGLVPGSAILIGGDPGIGKSTLLLQAAAQASRNSRAIYISGEEAIDQIRMRAFRLGLSDAPLELAAATNVRDIIATLQEGPAPSVVIIDSIQTMFLDNLDSAPGTVAQVRSSAAELVRIAKRVGFALFLVGHVTKDGGIAGPRVLEHMVDTVMYFEGDRSHQFRILRAVKNRFGPTDEIGVFEMSEGGLGEVANPSEIFLGDRDSKVSGACVFAGMEGSRPVLVEIQALVASSSLGTPRRAVVGWDSGRLAMILAVLEARCGLALGGCDVYLNVAGGYRISEPAADLAVAAALVSAQADCAMPERTVVFGEIGLGGEVRAVGRADARLREAAKLGFERAVTPDMKKNKVKSTDGIALETVSHVADLVASIAQRAGGLRQSESDYE
- a CDS encoding TSUP family transporter, producing the protein MENFIYLPPELSPLGAVVLIGVSLLTSFISAALSLGGGTIMVAVMAVLLPPTALIPVHGIVQLGSNGGRAALLLKHIDIWSLWPFFVGTLIGVAIGGAVFVNIAPWAIEAGIGLFILWTVFGKMPSLGGRYLIGSGIFSAVLTMFFGATGPFISAIVKTMKLDPVAHTGTHAIMMTAQHLLKVVAFGVLGFTFAPYIPLIVAMVVCGQIGTVIGKRMLIKSGKTYFKPFLSGLLTILALRLLWTGLEGYLGRSLF
- a CDS encoding ABC transporter ATP-binding protein gives rise to the protein MKLLRTLGLTAALAVATSPALAADKLTVLLDWFVNPDHAPLIIAQQKGFFAAEGLDVELVAPSDPSAPPKLVAAGKADLAVSYQPQLHVQVEEGLPLARIATIVATPLNSLVVLADGPVKSIADLKGRKVGFSVGGFEDVILGAMLRKHGVDVKDVELINVNFSLSPSIISGQVDAVIGAFRNFELNQMDIVGRPGRAFYVEEEGVPAYDELIIVASNQRLDDPKFSRFVRALEAATMYLINHPDEAWKAFIATDKKLDDELNKRAWADTLPRFALRPGAMDNARYARFAEFMIREGMIRKAPAVETYAVELK